Proteins found in one Etheostoma spectabile isolate EspeVRDwgs_2016 chromosome 14, UIUC_Espe_1.0, whole genome shotgun sequence genomic segment:
- the tomm7 gene encoding mitochondrial import receptor subunit TOM7 homolog gives MAKLSKETKLRLQQLFQCGQFVIRWGFIPTVLYLGFKRGADPGMPEPTVLR, from the exons ATGGCTAAACTGAGCAAAGAGACCAAACTGCGGCTGCAGCAGCTGTTCCAGTGCGGCCAGTTTGTCATCAGATGGGGTTTTATCCCAACTGTGCTGTACCTCG GTTTCAAACGAGGAGCAGATCCAGGAATGCCTGAACCCACAGTCTTGAGGTAA
- the il6 gene encoding interleukin-6: protein MPSSLNAFLLSAVMLCALLLCAPGAPVEDAPTDNPAGDPSGEEEEVSPDLVSNSPVWDSILGATKRHKEEFENEFKKDEVKYIFLEHYKFPSHPALCPHFNFSKEACLHRMVHGLLVYTVLLKFVEKENPGNSICSEVRYYSGLLINLIKGKMRNRDQVPALSSSQEARLLRDLDNPDHFHRKMTAHNILRQLHYFLIDGKRAITKKENRRLAFRTVTPITLNVGNMSIQK, encoded by the exons ATGCCCTCTTCACTGA ACGCGTTCTTGCTCTCCGCAGTGATGCTGTGCGCTCTGCTGCTCTGCGCTCCCGGTGCTCCAGTTGAAGACGCGCCCACCGACAACCCGGCAGGTGACCCCTcaggtgaggaagaggaggtctCTCCTGACCTAGTGAGCAACTCCCCGGTCTGGGACTCGATCCTCGGCGCAACCAAACGCCACAAGGAGGAG TTTGAAAATGAATTCAAAAAGGACGAGgtgaaatatatttttctggAGCACTACAAATTCCCCTCACATCCAGCACTCTGCCCTCACTTTAACTTCAGCAAG GAGGCTTGTCTCCACAGGATGGTTCACGGCCTGCTTGTTTACACAGTTCTTCTCAAGTttgtggagaaggagaacccCGGCAACTCCATCTGCTCAGAGGTCAGATACTACAGCGGCCTCCTGATCAACCTGATCAAAGGAAAG ATGAGAAACCGTGACCAGGTCCCAGCGCTGAGCAGCAGCCAGGAGGCGCGGCTGCTCAGGGACCTCGACAACCCCGACCATTTCCACAGAAAGATGACTGCACACAACATCCTGCGCCAGCTCCACTACTTCCTCATAGATGGCAAAAGAGCGATTACTAAAAAGGAGAACAGACGTTTGGCCTTCAGGACTGTGACACCCATCACTTTAAATGTGGGAAACATGAGTATTCAAAAATGA